In uncultured Ilyobacter sp., a genomic segment contains:
- the putP gene encoding sodium/proline symporter PutP, which produces MAGIETLFTFGIYMIFLIGVGVYFYNKTNSVEDYLIGGRGMGSWVTALSAQASDMSGWLLMGLPGAVYLSGMNQAWIAIGLLVGTYLNWKFVAPRLRVQTEETDTMTISTFLEKKLGDNTGLIRNFSAIVTLFFFTIYSSSGLVAAGKLFESMLGIDYKIAVIVGALTIVTYTFMGGYLASCWTDFFQGGLMFGAIILVPLMALNSSGGTQGVMDAMAAKSISMDIFSSGSGKLGAMAIISSLAWGLGYFGQPHILVRFMSINSVKDLKKSRLIAMIWVVISLGGAIAVGLAGIAMFANPVDMGGDSEKVFIYMISRLFNPWVGGILLAAILSAIMSTIDSQLLVSSTTLTEDFYKYIKKDVNDKELMWVGRFCVIGISLVSVLMALNPSAKVLALVSYAWGGFGAVFGPAVIATLYFKNLNWKSVFTGMVAGMLVLVTWKHLGYGSFMYEIVPGFMANALVTLIGEKVFFQEKSKETNELA; this is translated from the coding sequence ATGGCAGGAATCGAAACGCTTTTTACCTTTGGAATATATATGATATTCCTCATAGGTGTAGGAGTTTATTTCTATAATAAAACAAACAGTGTAGAGGACTATCTCATAGGTGGAAGAGGGATGGGGTCGTGGGTAACGGCACTTTCTGCTCAGGCCAGTGATATGAGTGGTTGGCTTCTTATGGGACTTCCGGGAGCTGTATATCTATCTGGAATGAATCAGGCTTGGATAGCTATAGGACTTTTAGTCGGTACATATTTAAACTGGAAATTTGTGGCACCAAGACTAAGGGTTCAGACAGAAGAGACAGATACAATGACTATCTCCACTTTTTTAGAAAAAAAATTGGGAGATAACACTGGACTTATAAGGAACTTCTCAGCAATAGTTACACTTTTTTTCTTTACAATTTATTCGTCATCTGGACTGGTGGCAGCTGGAAAGCTCTTTGAATCTATGCTGGGAATAGATTATAAAATAGCTGTAATAGTAGGGGCACTGACAATAGTAACCTACACCTTTATGGGAGGATATCTGGCTTCTTGCTGGACGGACTTCTTCCAGGGAGGGCTTATGTTTGGAGCCATAATATTAGTACCTCTTATGGCGTTAAACAGTTCTGGCGGTACTCAAGGAGTAATGGATGCAATGGCAGCTAAAAGTATAAGCATGGATATCTTTAGCAGCGGTTCTGGGAAACTTGGGGCAATGGCAATTATTTCTTCTCTAGCATGGGGGTTAGGATATTTCGGGCAGCCTCATATATTGGTTAGGTTTATGAGTATAAACTCGGTGAAAGATCTTAAAAAATCGAGATTAATAGCTATGATATGGGTAGTGATATCCTTAGGGGGAGCTATAGCAGTAGGTCTAGCAGGAATAGCAATGTTTGCAAATCCTGTAGATATGGGAGGAGATTCTGAAAAAGTATTTATTTATATGATATCTAGACTCTTTAACCCTTGGGTAGGGGGAATTCTTCTGGCAGCGATACTGTCTGCAATAATGTCTACGATAGATTCCCAGCTTCTAGTATCATCTACGACGCTTACAGAGGATTTTTATAAATATATAAAGAAGGATGTAAATGACAAAGAACTTATGTGGGTGGGAAGATTTTGTGTGATAGGTATATCTTTAGTGTCTGTACTTATGGCACTTAATCCCAGTGCAAAGGTTCTAGCCTTGGTCTCTTATGCATGGGGAGGCTTCGGAGCTGTATTTGGTCCAGCGGTGATAGCTACTCTTTACTTTAAAAATTTAAACTGGAAAAGTGTATTTACAGGAATGGTTGCAGGGATGCTTGTTCTAGTGACATGGAAGCATCTTGGTTATGGTTCGTTTATGTATGAAATAGTTCCAGGATTTATGGCAAATGCACTGGTAACTCTTATAGGAGAGAAGGTATTTTTCCAAGAAAAATCAAAAGAAACAAATGAACTTGCTTAG
- a CDS encoding type II secretion system F family protein — translation MPKYKYRARDKNGDLIDGEMEAANESELNLELDNLGQFLIKVEKPDAILGGDILAPFKKVKIKEMTQFTTELSTLIEAGISIVSALEIEVKQLKEGVLRDAISKAIEEIKRGQSFSDALSKHPKVFKKIYTGLVKSGEVSGQLDNILLDLAKYLDVSYKNRSKVKSAIIYPCVMFVVALAVSVFLLIVVLPSFVSVFENSGVELPLPTRLLLNLSLFMKTKWYLMLGGLAFVIASIRLWYTTAEGRYIIDGYKLKAPIFGSLMKKSVVSRFTRTFGALMKSSVPMLHALDILKESIENAVVEEVVDKMKVVVSEGGKVSKELEESEYFPAMVARMVSVGENTGELDKMLLKISDHYDNELENDIKGLTSIIEPILIVFMGIVVGSIVLAVMLPMFDMIKLVK, via the coding sequence GTGCCAAAATATAAATATAGAGCCAGGGATAAAAACGGAGATCTCATTGACGGAGAGATGGAAGCAGCTAATGAATCAGAGCTGAATTTAGAGTTAGATAATCTAGGACAGTTTCTGATAAAAGTAGAAAAGCCAGATGCAATACTAGGCGGAGACATATTGGCCCCTTTTAAAAAGGTAAAAATAAAAGAGATGACTCAATTTACAACTGAACTGTCAACTCTTATAGAAGCTGGGATATCAATAGTCTCAGCTCTTGAAATAGAGGTGAAACAGCTAAAGGAAGGGGTCTTGAGAGACGCCATTTCAAAGGCTATAGAGGAGATCAAGAGAGGACAAAGTTTTTCTGATGCCCTATCAAAACATCCTAAGGTCTTTAAGAAGATATACACTGGACTTGTAAAATCGGGAGAGGTTTCAGGACAATTGGACAACATACTGCTAGATCTTGCAAAGTATCTGGATGTGAGCTACAAGAATAGATCAAAGGTAAAATCAGCAATTATTTATCCCTGCGTAATGTTTGTAGTGGCACTGGCGGTATCTGTGTTTCTGTTGATAGTTGTACTGCCTAGCTTTGTGTCTGTATTTGAAAATTCAGGGGTGGAACTTCCGCTTCCTACAAGGCTGCTATTAAATCTTTCTCTCTTTATGAAGACCAAGTGGTACTTAATGCTAGGTGGACTCGCCTTTGTCATAGCATCAATACGTCTCTGGTATACTACTGCCGAGGGAAGATACATTATAGATGGATATAAACTGAAAGCCCCTATATTCGGGAGTCTTATGAAAAAATCAGTGGTGTCAAGATTTACCAGGACTTTTGGGGCTCTCATGAAGAGTTCTGTCCCTATGCTTCACGCCTTGGATATTCTAAAGGAAAGTATAGAAAATGCCGTGGTAGAAGAGGTAGTGGACAAGATGAAAGTGGTGGTAAGTGAAGGTGGAAAGGTCTCTAAAGAGCTAGAGGAAAGCGAGTACTTTCCGGCGATGGTTGCAAGGATGGTTTCTGTAGGTGAAAATACAGGTGAACTAGATAAAATGTTGCTAAAGATATCCGACCATTATGATAATGAGCTAGAAAATGATATAAAAGGGCTGACTTCAATTATCGAACCTATTCTCATAGTTTTTATGGGTATAGTAGTTGGAAGTATAGTTTTGGCTGTGATGCTTCCTATGTTTGATATGATAAAGCTTGTGAAATAG
- a CDS encoding fumarylacetoacetate hydrolase family protein, translating to MKFVYYLEKDEKKVGIMKNEQSIVDISDFYSSKGIKKPKDINELLDSWDDLFLEDLKNFITENKATSNLTDVKLLAPIEYPKRNLLCLGKNYLDHAKEIKGLKGAEDVIPKFPIYFSKIADPAIGDGDIILNHKEITDKIDYEVELGIVIGKDGINIKPEDVEDYIFGYTIVNDVSARNIQRKHGQWFKGKCLETFCPMGPVIVHKSEIPFPVELDIKCSVNDELRQNSNTKMMIFDIPTVISDLSKGMHLRKGDIIITGTPSGVGLGFKPFKFLKSGDKVVCEIEKIGILTNIVE from the coding sequence ATGAAATTTGTTTATTACTTGGAAAAAGACGAAAAAAAAGTAGGAATAATGAAAAATGAACAATCTATAGTTGATATAAGTGATTTTTATTCTTCAAAGGGCATAAAAAAACCAAAAGATATCAACGAACTTTTAGACAGCTGGGATGACTTATTTTTAGAGGATCTTAAAAATTTTATTACTGAAAATAAGGCCACATCAAATCTTACTGATGTTAAACTTCTCGCACCTATAGAGTATCCCAAAAGAAATCTTCTCTGCCTTGGAAAAAACTACCTAGATCATGCCAAGGAGATCAAGGGTCTAAAGGGGGCAGAAGACGTCATACCAAAGTTTCCCATCTACTTTTCCAAAATAGCAGACCCTGCCATAGGTGATGGAGATATCATCTTAAACCACAAGGAGATCACAGATAAGATCGACTATGAGGTGGAGCTAGGTATTGTCATAGGTAAAGATGGGATCAATATAAAGCCTGAAGATGTAGAAGACTATATATTTGGTTATACTATCGTAAATGATGTGTCAGCAAGAAATATTCAAAGAAAACACGGACAGTGGTTTAAGGGTAAATGCCTTGAGACTTTCTGCCCTATGGGACCTGTCATAGTCCACAAGAGTGAAATCCCTTTTCCTGTGGAGCTAGACATCAAATGCAGCGTAAACGATGAACTTCGTCAAAATTCAAATACAAAAATGATGATTTTTGACATACCCACAGTCATAAGCGACCTTTCTAAGGGAATGCACCTTCGTAAGGGAGATATTATCATCACAGGAACTCCATCTGGAGTGGGACTTGGATTCAAGCCATTCAAATTCTTGAAATCAGGGGATAAGGTGGTCTGTGAGATAGAAAAAATAGGTATTCTTACCAATATCGTAGAGTAA
- a CDS encoding phospho-sugar mutase produces the protein MDANIWKKFENWSSSEYIDAEDRKELEQIKDDAKEVEDRFYTDLEFGTGGMRGIRGVGTNRINKYIVKKAAQGIANYMLKMDAKAAVERGVVIAYDCRIGSYEYSLNMALVFAANGIKTNLFESLRSTPELSFAVRELGTMVGVMVTASHNPKEYNGFKVYWEDGGQVVEPHASEIVKEVYAVESFDDIKAMTQKEAEEKGLLKFVGESVDDRYIEAIKKEAINTEVPGKKDFKIVYSPLHGTGKRPLQRVMKEMGFESLYTVAEQEEPDGTFPTCDYANPEDPAVFKLGIELAEKVGSKLCMANDPDADRIGIAVKRKNGEWVYPNGNQVGLLLMNYILENKKDIPENGAVISTVVSTPMLDVVAADKGVKMFRTLTGFKYIGEKILEFETGKIDGTYLFGFEESYGYLVGTHARDKDAIVSTMLIAEMAAYYESKGTSIIEELEKLYDKYGWYKEGIQAITMSGKEGAEKIQNIMKSLRENMPVEVLGKKVKKVRDFQLQKDYDKIAGEEYPIELPKSNVIQMILEDGTYITARPSGTEPKIKYYYGINAKTEAEAEKKLEDTMKGFSEFLEK, from the coding sequence ATGGACGCTAATATCTGGAAAAAATTTGAAAACTGGTCTAGTTCGGAGTATATTGATGCAGAGGACAGAAAAGAACTGGAACAGATAAAGGATGACGCCAAAGAGGTGGAAGATAGATTTTATACCGATCTAGAATTTGGAACTGGAGGTATGAGAGGTATAAGGGGAGTTGGGACTAACAGAATAAATAAATATATAGTAAAAAAAGCAGCTCAGGGAATAGCAAACTATATGCTGAAAATGGATGCTAAGGCTGCAGTGGAGAGAGGCGTAGTTATAGCTTATGACTGTAGAATCGGATCCTATGAATACTCTCTTAATATGGCTCTTGTTTTTGCGGCGAACGGAATAAAAACCAATCTTTTTGAATCTTTGAGATCAACACCTGAATTATCCTTTGCAGTGAGAGAGTTAGGTACAATGGTTGGGGTAATGGTAACTGCATCCCATAACCCAAAAGAATACAATGGATTCAAGGTATACTGGGAAGACGGGGGACAAGTTGTAGAACCACATGCCAGTGAGATAGTAAAAGAAGTATATGCAGTGGAAAGTTTTGATGACATAAAGGCTATGACTCAGAAGGAAGCTGAAGAAAAGGGACTCCTTAAGTTTGTAGGAGAATCTGTTGATGACAGATATATAGAAGCTATCAAAAAAGAGGCTATCAATACAGAGGTACCAGGAAAAAAAGATTTTAAAATAGTATATTCTCCACTTCACGGAACAGGTAAAAGACCTCTCCAGAGAGTGATGAAGGAGATGGGCTTTGAAAGTCTATATACTGTAGCAGAACAGGAAGAACCAGACGGAACTTTCCCAACTTGTGATTATGCAAACCCTGAAGACCCTGCAGTATTTAAACTTGGTATAGAACTTGCAGAAAAAGTGGGATCTAAACTATGTATGGCTAATGATCCTGATGCAGACAGAATAGGTATAGCAGTAAAGAGAAAGAACGGAGAATGGGTTTATCCAAACGGAAATCAGGTAGGGCTTCTTCTTATGAACTATATTCTCGAGAATAAAAAAGATATACCAGAAAACGGAGCTGTAATATCTACTGTGGTATCTACTCCTATGCTAGATGTAGTAGCTGCAGATAAAGGTGTCAAGATGTTTAGAACTCTTACTGGATTCAAATATATAGGGGAAAAAATACTGGAATTTGAAACTGGTAAAATTGACGGGACATACTTATTTGGATTTGAGGAATCCTATGGTTATCTCGTTGGAACTCATGCGAGGGATAAGGATGCTATAGTGTCTACAATGCTTATAGCAGAGATGGCAGCTTATTACGAATCTAAGGGCACCTCAATAATAGAAGAACTAGAAAAACTTTATGACAAGTACGGATGGTATAAAGAGGGAATACAGGCTATCACAATGAGTGGTAAAGAGGGAGCCGAAAAGATACAGAATATTATGAAATCCCTCAGAGAAAATATGCCAGTGGAAGTTTTGGGGAAAAAAGTGAAGAAAGTAAGGGACTTCCAGCTTCAGAAAGATTATGATAAGATAGCTGGGGAAGAATATCCTATAGAACTACCTAAGTCTAATGTAATACAGATGATTCTTGAAGATGGTACATATATAACGGCTAGACCTTCTGGAACAGAGCCGAAGATAAAATACTATTATGGAATAAATGCAAAAACAGAAGCAGAGGCAGAAAAAAAATTGGAAGATACAATGAAGGGGTTCTCAGAATTCCTTGAAAAATAA
- a CDS encoding helix-hairpin-helix domain-containing protein gives MSENRKFLLLILLILGIFAGEKIYKNVNTEKNKQDSKYELTVTRNSYKDKNKPLDINEATVDAMLKNGISLRYAEGIDEYREITGGFQDIEELIRVKGIGAKTLEKISGKVRVYEKAKRNELYINEASDKILLYFGFTKKEIKKIRKEQKENFKINSNLQLRDILGDERYYDFKDFVHYERY, from the coding sequence ATGAGTGAGAACAGAAAATTCCTGCTTCTCATCTTATTGATACTGGGTATTTTTGCAGGAGAAAAAATTTATAAAAATGTAAATACTGAAAAAAATAAACAAGATTCAAAGTATGAGCTCACTGTAACAAGAAACTCCTATAAGGATAAAAATAAACCTCTAGATATAAACGAAGCCACTGTAGATGCGATGCTGAAAAACGGTATAAGTCTCAGATATGCTGAAGGTATAGACGAGTATCGGGAGATAACAGGGGGATTTCAAGATATAGAGGAACTTATAAGGGTGAAGGGTATAGGGGCGAAGACTCTTGAAAAAATATCTGGGAAAGTAAGAGTTTATGAGAAGGCAAAAAGAAATGAGCTTTATATAAACGAAGCTTCTGATAAGATACTTCTTTATTTTGGATTTACAAAAAAAGAAATAAAGAAAATAAGAAAAGAGCAGAAAGAAAATTTTAAAATCAATAGTAATCTCCAACTTAGAGATATACTAGGCGATGAAAGATATTATGATTTTAAAGATTTTGTACATTATGAGAGATACTAA
- the hslO gene encoding Hsp33 family molecular chaperone HslO — MARLIRGASKNARFFIVDSKDVVQKAQDIHKCSPTAIAAFGRFLTAGIIMGAGLKGDDLMTLRTDTDGSLNHMVVTSDSMGRIKGYLSNPEAELPLKSNGQPNVGGIIGKGMLRVIKDMGLKEPYIGISNIQTGEIAEDIAYYYYTSEQTPTVLALGVSLNDDMSIKNAGGYMVQLLPDSEEQFIDKLEAKIGAIRPVTELFEGGMDLERIAKLLYEDMEDEQGEKLVEEYELYEEIETKYSCNCDKDRFYRGLMALGKEQLQDAFSEKESIEVECHFCKAKYEFKKEEFDSIMK; from the coding sequence ATGGCCAGACTTATTAGAGGTGCTAGCAAAAATGCTAGATTTTTTATAGTAGATTCAAAGGATGTTGTTCAAAAGGCTCAAGATATACATAAATGTAGTCCCACTGCTATCGCTGCATTTGGAAGATTTCTTACAGCGGGGATAATAATGGGTGCAGGCTTAAAAGGTGATGACCTCATGACTCTTAGAACTGACACAGATGGATCATTGAATCATATGGTTGTTACTTCAGATTCCATGGGAAGAATAAAGGGATATCTTTCAAACCCTGAAGCTGAACTTCCTTTAAAATCCAATGGACAGCCTAATGTAGGCGGTATAATAGGCAAGGGTATGCTGAGAGTTATAAAGGATATGGGTCTAAAAGAACCGTACATAGGTATTTCTAATATACAGACTGGGGAGATAGCAGAAGATATAGCTTATTATTATTATACCTCTGAACAGACACCAACTGTCCTCGCTCTGGGAGTTTCCCTGAATGATGATATGTCCATAAAGAATGCCGGAGGATACATGGTACAGCTTTTACCTGATTCTGAGGAGCAGTTTATAGACAAGCTAGAAGCTAAAATAGGAGCTATAAGACCTGTGACTGAGCTCTTTGAAGGCGGGATGGATCTAGAGAGAATAGCAAAACTTCTCTATGAAGACATGGAAGATGAGCAGGGGGAAAAGCTAGTAGAAGAGTATGAGCTGTATGAAGAGATAGAGACAAAATACAGCTGTAATTGCGATAAAGATAGATTCTATAGGGGTCTTATGGCCTTGGGGAAGGAGCAGCTTCAGGATGCTTTTTCTGAAAAGGAGAGTATAGAGGTGGAATGCCATTTTTGCAAGGCGAAATATGAGTTTAAAAAAGAGGAATTTGATAGTATAATGAAATAA
- a CDS encoding coproporphyrinogen III oxidase, with translation MILDTDFDITENSMDEFLRILVPEARGRDIKIRTIEEGENISLLVETNGVKKKFTYKNHIERIDDQKIVMAKTSLLDIYDKDYPWGSLKGVRPTKLVRRLLALNYDYPEIKDILEGLFKVSEKKSSLIIEVVKKEMEYLNRDYINMYIGIPFCPTKCRYCSFASYEINSGVGRHYKAFVDTLIEEIKLTGEHLKENGYKLGSVYVGGGTPSILTETDIERVLASVKNNVDLSSVKEFTFEAGRVDTLTKKKLEIMKDYGVDRISLNPQTFNEETLKNLNRTFSREKFDEMYFLAKNMGFIINMDLIIGLPGEGTKEILNTVRELEKYQMENLTVHVLALKKASVLFKDGHQEEDIDREAVEKGIEDLTQKKSLKPYYMYRLKNSTQWGENLGYAIEGKESVFNIEMIEENQSTIGLGGGAITKKIWAESPVRDHIDRLVGPKEPATYVREMRERLKKKLDLFKK, from the coding sequence TTGATTTTAGATACAGATTTTGATATTACAGAAAACAGTATGGATGAGTTTTTGAGAATACTGGTTCCCGAAGCAAGAGGAAGAGATATAAAAATAAGAACTATAGAGGAAGGTGAGAATATAAGCCTTCTCGTAGAAACCAACGGTGTAAAAAAAAAGTTTACCTATAAAAACCATATAGAAAGAATAGATGACCAAAAGATAGTCATGGCAAAGACATCCCTTCTAGATATATATGATAAAGACTATCCCTGGGGAAGTTTGAAGGGGGTAAGACCTACTAAGCTTGTGAGAAGACTGTTGGCTTTAAACTATGACTATCCAGAGATAAAGGATATTTTAGAGGGCCTTTTTAAGGTATCAGAAAAAAAGAGCTCTCTTATTATAGAGGTCGTAAAAAAAGAGATGGAGTATTTGAACCGAGATTACATAAATATGTATATAGGGATACCTTTCTGTCCCACAAAGTGCAGATACTGTTCTTTTGCATCTTATGAGATAAACAGCGGGGTGGGAAGGCATTATAAGGCCTTTGTAGATACCCTGATAGAAGAAATAAAACTCACAGGAGAACATTTGAAAGAAAACGGCTATAAGCTTGGATCTGTATACGTAGGCGGAGGTACACCTAGCATACTCACAGAAACTGACATCGAAAGGGTACTGGCATCTGTAAAGAACAACGTGGATCTATCATCTGTAAAAGAATTTACCTTTGAAGCTGGAAGGGTGGATACTCTCACAAAGAAAAAACTCGAGATAATGAAAGACTACGGTGTGGACAGAATAAGCTTAAATCCTCAGACATTCAATGAGGAAACCTTAAAAAATCTAAACAGGACATTCTCTAGAGAAAAATTTGATGAGATGTATTTCTTGGCTAAAAATATGGGATTTATCATAAATATGGACTTGATTATAGGTCTTCCTGGAGAGGGAACCAAAGAGATACTAAATACCGTGAGAGAGCTTGAAAAATACCAGATGGAAAATCTAACTGTCCATGTGCTGGCACTGAAAAAAGCCTCTGTGCTTTTTAAGGATGGGCATCAGGAAGAAGACATTGACAGAGAAGCTGTTGAGAAGGGTATAGAGGATCTGACCCAAAAGAAATCTCTGAAACCATATTATATGTACAGGCTGAAAAACAGCACTCAGTGGGGAGAAAATCTAGGCTATGCCATAGAGGGCAAAGAATCTGTATTTAACATAGAGATGATAGAGGAAAATCAGTCCACCATAGGCCTAGGAGGGGGAGCCATAACAAAAAAAATATGGGCAGAATCTCCTGTGAGAGATCATATAGACAGACTGGTGGGCCCTAAAGAACCTGCGACCTATGTGAGAGAAATGAGAGAAAGACTTAAAAAAAAGCTAGATCTTTTTAAAAAATAA
- a CDS encoding ABC transporter substrate-binding protein has protein sequence MKNIKLGNLLILIIVVIFGASCGKSEDKAEDKGSLTFYAGLQEDHAAMIAKEFEKETGIKTSFVRMSSGEVLARLKAEKNNMSASVWYGGPIDAFVAANEEGLIEKYDSPERSNIKDEFKSEDGTWNGIYVGYLGFVGNEEILAEKGLEMPTSWEDLLKPEYKGEIVVAHPGSSGTAYTMLATVVQLMGEDAAMEYFKKFNSQVRQYTKSGTAPGRMVGQGEATIGITFLHDAIKYKKEGYKDIIISAPSEGTGFEIGGVALLSNGPNPDEAKQFIDWVLTKEVQEKGQTVGSFQFLTNKDAIPPEEAMTIKDTKLIDYNFDWAGENRVRLVERFSKETSTTAPTK, from the coding sequence ATGAAAAATATTAAGTTGGGTAATCTGTTAATATTGATTATCGTAGTTATTTTTGGAGCTTCGTGTGGGAAATCTGAAGATAAGGCAGAGGACAAAGGAAGCCTTACATTTTATGCAGGACTTCAGGAAGACCATGCAGCTATGATTGCCAAAGAATTTGAAAAAGAAACCGGAATAAAGACAAGCTTTGTAAGAATGAGCAGCGGAGAGGTTTTGGCAAGACTTAAGGCGGAAAAAAATAATATGTCTGCTTCAGTTTGGTACGGCGGACCTATTGATGCTTTTGTGGCAGCTAATGAAGAAGGGTTAATCGAAAAATATGATTCTCCTGAAAGGTCAAACATAAAGGATGAATTTAAAAGTGAAGACGGTACATGGAATGGAATCTATGTAGGATATCTTGGGTTTGTTGGAAATGAAGAGATCCTTGCTGAAAAAGGACTTGAGATGCCTACATCTTGGGAAGATCTGTTGAAACCTGAGTATAAAGGTGAAATCGTAGTTGCCCACCCTGGGTCATCGGGAACTGCATACACAATGCTTGCTACAGTAGTTCAGCTTATGGGTGAAGATGCTGCTATGGAATACTTCAAGAAATTCAACAGTCAGGTAAGACAATATACAAAGTCTGGAACTGCACCAGGAAGAATGGTAGGTCAGGGAGAAGCTACTATCGGTATAACTTTCCTTCACGATGCCATCAAGTATAAAAAAGAAGGATATAAAGATATAATCATATCAGCACCATCTGAAGGAACAGGGTTTGAAATCGGAGGGGTAGCACTTCTGAGTAACGGTCCAAACCCAGATGAAGCAAAACAATTTATTGACTGGGTACTTACTAAAGAAGTACAGGAAAAAGGGCAGACAGTAGGATCATTCCAGTTCCTGACTAATAAGGATGCCATTCCTCCTGAAGAGGCTATGACAATAAAAGATACAAAACTTATTGATTACAACTTTGACTGGGCAGGAGAAAACAGAGTTAGACTTGTGGAAAGATTCAGTAAAGAAACAAGTACAACAGCTCCTACTAAGTAA